The region CGCtggttattctttaaaaattactctcAGAAAGCACATCGCCTTCTGAAAATAAATCTACGAGTTTTGTTTCCACGGAATAAAAGAGCCCAGGCAACATACATCTAACAAGAATGATTTCAGTTACAAACTCAACCTCAAAATCCATTTTCCTAATAACAAAGCTAGCTGTTCTTGCGAGTTTACCACATTAGCAGTGATTATACCTAAACCCTCTTTCGATTCGTCCCCAAAACCCTGGTCAGTAGGTTCTATTATTccttcacagataaggaaactaaggcaaagaaCTACTCTGGCAGTCTGCTCCAGAACCAccgtgctctctccctcctgcacTTGTACCAAAGATGACCCGGTTTCCCTTCCCACAAGGGCCACAAAAGTTCACTGTGCTTGTTGATGCTGCTTTTATGATGGAAAAGCAGGTTCTCCAGTATTTGGCAGAAAGCACCACCTAGCAGCCTATGGCGTCAAGGTGCTAACTCGGTCTTGGTGAATGGAAGAAGGCTGCCCTCCTCCGAAGGAAACCATCATGCGTCCTGGTATCCCAGTTACCCTGGCTGCATCTACTAGCACCTAAGCTTACTGCAAAGAGTGTCTCTTAGTTCTAATATTCTAGTTCTATGAGAATAAATGCACATCCTACTCATAAACGTTCCTGGGCTTATCATTTTAAATGTCCTTAAacgttacttatttttttttatcgtgcaagcaggggaggggcagagagagaatgtgaagtgggctctgagctgtcagcacagagcctgatgcggggctcaaactcacaaagcccaagatcatgacctgagcccaagttggacgttcaaccgaccgagccacccaggtgcccctaatctcgTCATTTTAGTCGTATGTTTCTTCCTGGCTTTTCAGGCACAAAGCTCTAGGTTCTTTCCCCCGTCTCCTCTCCCCAAAAATGAGGCCCCTCTCATTTTATGGGTGAACACAGCAAACGTGAGCCATGAACATTCAGCACACTTAAAACAGACATTCAGTGCCCCCCACGTCCAAATACCTAATGAGATCCATCGGTCTCCTCAGTGTGCCCTAACCTCACCCTCACCTGGTGACCCCGGATGGTGCGCAGGGAGAACATGCCAGTCTCCCCCTCATCTGCAATAGAAACCCCAGGAAGGTCCATCTTCAGCTCCACACGCTCCCGCTGTTTTCTCTGCTCACGCAGcagcttctttttcttcctgagggGACGGACAATTGAGGAATCCTGCCTGCCCAGCTCTAAAGGTTCCCCATCTGTGCCTTCACCCCCTCCTCCAGCTTCACACACCGAGGCGCTCCGCAGCGGGGCTCCCCAAgcgcctccccactcccctcaccTCTTTAATTCCGCCACCTCCTGGGCCTTCATCTCCGCCAGGGTCCGGTCGAGttgctcctcctcttcttcctccttcgaGGGCTGCCGCACAGTCCCGGCTGCTGACTCTTCAtcagcctcctcctcttcctctcccgaGCTGAGACTGACCACGGGGTCCAAGCACTTATTTTCTCAACACACTTCCCCACCAACTTTGCTTATTTTCTCAACATGCTTCCCCACCAACACACAGTCAACACCTACCCTGGTCTAATTCCCTCCTCACCTGATGTCCATTGCCTTCGCCTGCTCTTTCAGCTTCTTGGCCACGTGCCGCCGAAGCTTCGTTCTCCAGTTCAGTAGGGACCTGCCCCAGAAATACCGTTTACTGACCCTGCCGTTTCCCTCTTTGTCCCTGCCCCCTTTTTAGCCCCGCCCTCCCAATCTCTAGCACAGCAGCATCCTGTTCCCAGAAATCCGATGCTAGCTGAATTCCTCAAATGCCTTGAGGAAGAAACCGCTGCTGCGTCTTCAAAGGCCTTTCCCTGCCTTTGGGGCCCCTGGCACCTATGCCCGCCCCTGCCACACACCTAAGTTCCTTGCGCCCTAGCACTTTGATGTCCTGACAGCAGGCCCGCACATCCTCAGTGGTGGCTGGATGCTGTGCCAACTCTTCATCATCTAGCAAGATCTGTTTGGGAGTAAGGAAAGGAATCGGGAGATTTGGGGCTCACGTTTCTGAGGCTTCCTTCCACCCCTCAAATCTCAGGACTCACTTCGCTGGCTTTGGAGAGGAAGTCAACAGGGTTGGCAGCTCGGAGAAAGTCGGTGACTGAAGTTCGGTGATAAAGGGTGAGGTCGCCCTCAGCATAGCCTTCAGCCTTAGGGAgggaaataaagttaaaaaggcCCTTCTAAGCTAAGAACCACCAGGCCCAACCTCCCCTGAGTTCCAGAACCTGAGAGTGGTCCCATTCCCCAAACACACCTTTGGCTTCTTCTTAGTCACCAATTCGGTAACAGTCTTGGCCTGAACTTCAATCTCCTTGAAGGCAAATTTGGGGTCAAAGAATTTACTGTCAACCTTGTCAGGAGCCAGGAATCCTAAGACGATACGATATATAAGCAAGTGTGCTTTGGCAGCTAAGAAACCGAGTCACGAGAACAAAAATGCGATGCCCACCCTGGCAGACTACAAAGATCTCCGCAGATTCATGGCGGGAGGCTTGGGGCTTAGTGGCCTGGACACGGCGAAAGAGCTGCTGGAAGATCCACAGTAGGGGCTGATAGTCACGAGAGCGAAAAACCTTTGTGATAAACCAGCCACCGCGGGCCAGAAAATCACAAGCCAAACGCAGAGCCATCAGTGTCAAGTGGGCTGTGGGAAAGAGACAATTAGCTGAGGACCTCTGCAGCCTGAGAGGGCTTGCCCACCTCCGCTCTCCTCTCCAGGCCCCCCACTCTTGGCACCTTGTGAATAGGCATCGTGGACCCAGCTAGCCCCAACATTGGGGGCCCCATCATTGAGTACAACATCAACTTTCCAGGTCTTCAGCTCCTTCTTCAGGGCCTACAGAGAAGAAGAGGGACTAGAGCAACAGGAACACAGAAATGGCCATGAACGGGGTCTCTGGTCCAGTGATTTGTCTACCCAGTCACTTGCTGAATGCCCACAATGGGCCCAatactgtgccaggcacaggagacacaatgataaaaatatataatagtaacataataacaacaacaacaacacacctTCAAGGGAGTTACATTCTACTAGGAAGCCTACTGGAAAAGATTTCAATGATATCTCTGCACTTCCAATTCTAAACACCTCATTcctgattaaaataaaacctgcagTGGAGACTAAGCATATCACAAGCCTCGTCATACAGAATGTGCAGACACTGCTCAAGGCATGTTACACAGAAAAAAGCTTGCGTTCAGGGGATCTGGGTAGTGAGAAGTCAGATGTGGCTGCGTGCATgtaaaccagagagagagagagagagagagagagagagacagagagattccTATTACCTGCCTACAGCGTTCTGTTGTGATGTCCTCCTGGAGTGTCACCACATTGGGAAGAGGCTTGATTGGAACCAGGTCCACTCCTGGAAGAAATCAGGTCAAAGAATTCCAAAAGCCTGCCTCaagcagggagaaagaaaacGGAGAACACAATCAGTATCTCACACTCCCACCCCTTTAAACCCTCAGGAGGGCCACCTGTTACTCACCCACAATAAGGCTGGATACAGGCATAAACTTAGCAGCCACCTGCAACCTATTAAAGAATAATAacgattggggcgcctgggtggtgcagtcggttaagcgtccgacttcagctcaggtcacgatcttgcggtctgtgagttcgagccccgcgtcgggctctgggctgatggctcagagcctggagcctgcttcagattctgtctccctctctctctgcccctccccccttcatgctctgtctctatctcaaaaataaatacacgttaaaaaaaattagtaaaaaaaagaataataacgATTAAAATAATCCAAGACcgttccttttcctctcttgacAATGTGAACTCTCACCATGCGTATTAGAACCGCTATCAGGTGCACTGGCCAGAGCATGTAAAATACACGTTTCAAACTTCTCTGCGACCTACGTCTACAATAGAGAAGTTTGAGGCTGATATTGTTACcgcattcctccctcccccaatgCAACTCTCAGTCATCCAAGGCCGGAAACCAAAGAACAGCCATGAAGAGCCACAGGTACCGGCTGTTACTCACCATCCCCCTGGCGCAGCACACAGGTCCAGCAAGGCTCGGGCTTTCTGCAGGAACTGAAAGCGGCGATTTAACTGGATCAGCTTGAAAGCAGAGCGGGAGCGGTAACCTGGGGGCACCGACAAAACGTTAAACTCGGCGGGGCGTTTTCCCAGGAGTTCTGCGGTCTCACAACCCACCACCCCGTCTTCTAAACTCAAACTCAATATTCGGAAAGGGGCGAATCGAAAAGGTCATTCGTTCGCTCTCTCCCTTGGTGGCAACGGCGCGGGCCTTGACTCACCGGTCTCCTTCGCCAGATGATAGAACTTGTCCCTCCGGCTCTTCCCGACTTTGCCTTTCTTGCCCATGGTGGAACGGGGTGTGTGGGAGTAGTGTCACTCAATCTGGAAACAAGGTAGAAATCGAAAAGCCTCTTCCCGAAGCGCTACAGTCCACTTCGGTGCGGCAAACACCTACCCCCACCACCTTTTTCACTACTCGGGTAGCGGCACACGAGGGCAGCACACGTACTTCCGCTTCCGCTTGCGTCGCTTGCGTCCCCGGCTCCAAGTGTCCGCCATTTTGAGCGTGGCCTCAAGTACTGTAAGTTGGAAGTTGGGGCCAGAGGAACAGATTACCTGAATTAAAACTGAGTTCCTAGGGAGCAAAATTTAGGAATTCTGTGGCCTCTTCATCCCTTTCCAAAGCACCTGACCTCGCGTAGCCACCTTCCCATCATGGCCTCTGTTTTTGTAAACTTCTCGCCGCACAACCCGCCCATTGACCCGGAACTCTTCTCTGCCAGGGTTGTCGGGCCCCTAACCCCTGCTTCTGCGCCTGCGCGCCAAGGCGGCTCAGATGCCGGCAGTCTCTGcgggagagggaagatggcgcTTGACGGACCGGAGCAGGTATGGCGGCTGCGGCTGCCGGGCGGGGACTGGGGGCTCGATGCGAAGAAGGCGTGATCCGAGGTGGACTGCCAGCTGGGGGCAAGAGGGTCGGGTGAGTCGGGGTTGGGCGGACCAATCCAGAGGGGGCCCTGCCTGGGACTGGATCTGCTGTGTCAGTGCCGCCCCCGGCGGGTAAGGGCCGGGAGAGGAAGACAAGACCCCGTGGAAGCcagagtgggtgaggggaagggtgGGAACGGAAACCGGCCCGTCCGCGAGTCGCAGGAGGCAGGGCCCCCGATCCTCCTGGTGGCTCCGCTTGTAAGTAATGATACCTCGGGTTTCTATAGCGCTTGATTCGTTACAAAGCACTCCCGTGTATGTTGTCTCTTGATCCTCCTGAAAGTCTTAGGAGGTAGGCGGCATTCTTAGTCTGCTTTTAGTTTAGTCATGGGGAGTGGAGGGTTCTAAAGAGATGGACTGAGAAATTCGAACCCAAATCATTCCTCCAGAGTCCGGGCTGGAAATGGGATTTTCCCTTGGATTTTTAGCCTTTTCAAtaattacactgtgtcttcagaTGGAGCTGGAAGAGGGAAAAGCAGGCAGTGGACTCCGCCAATATTATCTGTCCAAGATTGAAGAATTGCAGGTGAGGACGGACTCCAGAGGTCCAGAGGCATCCCCCTTCTAGGTAGAAAGGGGATGAAGGATTGATGGAGCATGTGTCTACCAATCCATATCATTCCCCTGGGAGCGCAGTGGAAGAAATAACTAGTCAACCATAACAAGTATACAAGTtgtctctggtttctcttcactCCCACCCCTTTGAAAGTCATCAATATTCAGTTTATTATACATCGCGAAGAGTCAAATTTTAACCTAAAAGGTTCCTTTTAGCCAAAGATCGTTCTTTTTAGAAGAAGCCTGAACGAGTGGGTTTCTTATATAAGAGAAGACATAAGCTCAGAAAAGATTTAGCACACTGGGGTTGGGGCAGggtgagaggaggagggcagacaATTGCCCAGTCTGTATAATGCTGATTCCATGGGACTGAATGAAAATTGGGCAACCCAGAGCTCTAGCCTACAGATCGAGCAAGAACTACAGCAATAAGGAAATTATTGAAGGATAATATTGAAGGAAAATGTTGAAGGACAACCACAAGGACAGTTTCTGAACTCTTGGTACTTTTGCAGCTATCAGGTTTATCATTTTTGAAGTGCTTTTACAGGTGATCTCGTTTGTTCTTCATGATGGTCCTGAAGAGAGGCAGGATAGGTGATGTTATCCATGTGTACTTACAGTTTGGT is a window of Prionailurus viverrinus isolate Anna chromosome E1, UM_Priviv_1.0, whole genome shotgun sequence DNA encoding:
- the FTSJ3 gene encoding pre-rRNA 2'-O-ribose RNA methyltransferase FTSJ3 — its product is MGKKGKVGKSRRDKFYHLAKETGYRSRSAFKLIQLNRRFQFLQKARALLDLCAAPGGWLQVAAKFMPVSSLIVGVDLVPIKPLPNVVTLQEDITTERCRQALKKELKTWKVDVVLNDGAPNVGASWVHDAYSQAHLTLMALRLACDFLARGGWFITKVFRSRDYQPLLWIFQQLFRRVQATKPQASRHESAEIFVVCQGFLAPDKVDSKFFDPKFAFKEIEVQAKTVTELVTKKKPKAEGYAEGDLTLYHRTSVTDFLRAANPVDFLSKASEILLDDEELAQHPATTEDVRACCQDIKVLGRKELRSLLNWRTKLRRHVAKKLKEQAKAMDISLSSGEEEEEADEESAAGTVRQPSKEEEEEEQLDRTLAEMKAQEVAELKRKKKKLLREQRKQRERVELKMDLPGVSIADEGETGMFSLRTIRGHQLLEEVTQGDMSAADTFLSDVPRDDIYVSDVEDDDTSLDSDLDPEELAGVGGSPRLKDQKRVRFAEVEDGDKEEEEENPLLVPLEERTVLREEQASLWFSKDGFSGLEDDADEALEISQAQLLYESRRKGRQQLPPPSSLKTEEKPPPCQEKDPAGAGAPSEAEATSGPGGEERDGSSDSDSSSSEDGESWEPKHGKKRSRGPKSDEDGFEIVPIEDPMKRRILDPEGLALGAIIASSKKAKRDLIDDSFSRYTFNEEEGELPEWFVQEEKQHRVRQLPIDKKEVEHYRRRWREINARPIKKVAEAKARKKRRMLKKLEQTKKKAEAVVNTVDISEREKVAQLRSLYKKAGLGREKRQVTYVVAKKGVGRKVRRPAGVRGHFKVVDSRMKKDQRAQQRKEQKKKHRRK